The Rhododendron vialii isolate Sample 1 chromosome 5a, ASM3025357v1 genome contains a region encoding:
- the LOC131327837 gene encoding disease resistance protein RPV1-like, which produces MIVKRRTSGHVVLPVFYDVDPSKVRKQIGSFEGAFTRHEEKLKSETGGLAKEKLKDKLGTWRAALREVADLAGMNLQNQTRAKHQENYKSGWRQAKLHIIEHHPQLGRNAFPSKKIQIWLEDGLSNVGIVAVCGMGGIGKTTTATFLYNLNFPRFEGAAMIKDALCRKKVFVVLDDVDKLDQLDALLGVRGWLFSGSKIIITTRHERLLGAYEFYKVHRLENLSEEESLELFSWHAFGKCCPNNGYGEVSKRAVSYCGGLPLAIKVLGLSLDKDSTVTILDRCEFYTVVRIQNLVDRCLISIGRGNTLVMHHLLQEMGREIVHQVSPKEPGKRSILWNSNDALRVLREDTIRIILCSLCIFGTSEIEGLKFDICLLKQDAYASTDFGDNRRSRLEEFLKKRLLSNLGVSYKRYGFSIFSSHLNPTDPENSNQVALEADAFARMRKLKLLQLNHIDISGPYKKFPKELRWLCWHGFPLKSIPCDFPLESLVALDMQYGRLKNVWEGTKIWETAKVKRNLRSSICMLKHLEMLVISGCSNLDGLPTN; this is translated from the exons ATGATCGTCAAGCGCAGGACTTCTGGACACGTAGTTCTACCTGTCTTCTATGATGTGGATCCGTCTAAAGTGAGGAAGCAAATCGGCAGTTTCGAAGGAGCATTTACAAGGCATGAAGAGAAACTCAAATCAGAAACAGGTGGACTGGCGAAAGAGAAATTGAAGGATAAGCTAGGAACATGGAGGGCTGCGCTTAGAGAAGTTGCAGATTTGGCCGGgatgaatttacaaaatcaa ACACGAGCAAAACatcaagaaaattataaaagtgGTTGGAGACAAGCTAAGTTGCACATCATTGAACATCATCCCCAACTTGGTCGGAATGCATTCCCGagtaaaaaaattcagatttggTTAGAAGATGGGCTAAGTAATGTTGGCATAGTTGCAGTttgtggaatgggtggaataggCAAGACAACCACTGCAACATTTCTGTACAATTTGAACTTCCCTAGATTTGAAG GAGCTGCTATGATTAAAGATGCTTTATGTCGCAAAAAAGTTTTTGTAGTTCTTGATGATGTGGATAAACTTGACCAATTAGATGCACTACTTGGAGTGCGAGGTTGGCTTTTTTCAGGAAGTAAAATCATCATAACTACTAGGCATGAGCGGTTGCTAGGGGCTTATGAATTTTATAAGGTGCATAGGCTTGAAAATCTGAGTGAGGAGGAATCCCTAGAGCTCTTTAGCTGGCATGCCTTTGGGAAATGTTGTCCAAACAATGGGTATGGAGAAGTGTCAAAAAGGGCAGTAAGCTACTGTGGAGGGCTTCCTTTAGCAATTAAAGTTCTAGGTCTTTCTCT cGATAAGGATTCTACAGTGACAATCTTAGACAGATGTGAATTTTACACAGTGGTTAGGATTCAAAACCTTGTGGATAGATGTCTGATATCGATTGGTAGAGGAAATACGTTGGTAATGCATCATTTGCTTCAAGAAATGGGAAGAGAAATTGTTCATCAAGTATCACCAAAGGAGCCAGGCAAACGTAGCATCCTCTGGAATTCTAACGACGCATTAAGGGTTTTGAGAGAAGACACTATAAGAATTATACTTTGCTCTTTATGTATATTT GGCACAAGCGAAATAGAAGGCCTCAAATTCGATATATGTCTGTTGAAACAAGATGCATATGCTAGTACGGACTTTGGTGACAATAGAAGAAGTCGCCTTGAAGAGTTCCTTAAGAAGCGCTTATTGTCAAATTTGGGCGTTTCGTATAAAAGATATGGTTTCAGTATCTTCTCCTCTCACCTCAATCCCACTGATCCAgaaaattcaaatcaagtaGCTTTGGAAGCTGATGCATTTGCACGGATGCGCAAACTAAAACTTTTGCAGTTGAATCATATAGATATTAGTGGGCCCTATAAAAAGTTTCCCAAGGAATTAAGATGGTTGTGCTGGCATGGATTCCCACTTAAGTCCATACCTTGTGATTTCCCTTTGGAGAGTTTGGTTGCTCTTGACATGCAATATGGCCGCTTAAAAAATGTATGGGAAGGAACCAAG ATTTGGGAGACTGCAAAAGTTAAGAGGAATCTTCGGAGTAGCATTTGTATGCTAAAACATTTGGAAATGCTTGTCATCTCTGGTTGCTCAAATCTCGATGGATTGCCAACAAATTAA
- the LOC131327239 gene encoding TMV resistance protein N-like has product MLKHLETLVISGCSNLNGLQKNMEYMESLIVLKADGIALTHSLPTNGQVNAVQSFIWPWQLKPRENSKISWLSLPQSLVKLSLSKCNLSDDEFPRDLSNLYSLEELDLSSNQFCSLPAFIRGLTKLESLYILSCPRLRKLDGVPQLGHIYFGGNRLLEELTFQISHQPTTTCHGDTCNIHNATIKRF; this is encoded by the coding sequence ATGCTAAAACATTTGGAAACGCTTGTTATCTCTGGTTGCTCGAATCTCAATGGATTGCAGAAAAACATGGAATATATGGAGTCTTTAATTGTGCTCAAGGCAGATGGAATTGCTTTGACTCATTCTCTTCCAACTAATGGGCAGGTGAATGCAGTGCAATCTTTCATCTGGCCTTGGCAGTTGAAGCcaagagaaaattcaaaaatttcgtGGCTTTCTTTACCACAGTCCTTGGTAAAATTAAGCCTTTCGAAATGTAATCTATCGGATGATGAATTTCCCAGAGACCTTTCCAATCTATACTCACTGGAGGAACTAGATCTGTCATCTAATCAATTTTGTAGCCTCCCAGCTTTTATCAGAGGTCTTACTAAGCTTGAGTCCTTATACATACTTTCTTGCCCAAGGCTCCGCAAACTTGATGGGGTCCCGCAACTAGGTCATATTTATTTTGGAGGTAATAGATTGCTGGAGGAACTAACGTTTCAAATCTCGCACCAACCAACAACCACTTGTCATGGGGACACATGCAACATCCACAATGCAACCATAAAGAGATTTTGA